In a genomic window of Virgibacillus sp. SK37:
- the mdh gene encoding malate dehydrogenase, whose translation MAIKRNKISVIGSGFTGATTAFMLAQKELGDVVLVDIPNMEDPTKGKALDMLEASPVQGFDANISGTSNYEETKDSDLVIITAGIARKPGMSRDDLVNTNAKIMKTVAQEVKKYSPETYVIVLSNPVDAMTYTFFKESGFPKERVIGQSGVLDTARFRTFVAQELNLSVKDITGFVLGGHGDDMVPLIRYSYAGGIPLEKLISKDRLDAIVDRTRKGGGEIVGLLGNGSAYYAPAASLTVMAEAILKDQRRVLPTIAYLEGEYGYTNIYLGVPTVLGGKGIEEIIELDLTDEERAALDKSADSVKNVLNVLK comes from the coding sequence ATGGCTATTAAAAGAAACAAAATTTCAGTAATCGGTTCCGGATTTACAGGTGCGACAACAGCATTTATGCTTGCACAGAAGGAATTGGGTGATGTTGTTCTTGTAGATATTCCAAATATGGAAGATCCAACGAAGGGAAAAGCACTTGATATGCTTGAAGCTAGTCCTGTGCAAGGCTTTGATGCAAACATAAGTGGTACATCCAATTATGAAGAAACGAAGGATTCTGACTTAGTTATTATTACAGCAGGGATTGCCCGTAAACCAGGTATGAGTCGTGATGACTTGGTGAATACAAATGCTAAAATAATGAAGACAGTTGCACAGGAAGTGAAAAAATATTCACCAGAAACATACGTAATCGTATTATCTAACCCTGTAGACGCAATGACTTATACGTTCTTCAAGGAATCAGGTTTTCCTAAAGAACGTGTCATTGGACAATCTGGGGTTCTGGATACTGCTAGATTTCGTACATTTGTTGCACAAGAATTAAATTTATCTGTAAAAGATATTACGGGTTTTGTTTTAGGTGGCCACGGAGATGATATGGTACCGTTAATCCGTTATTCCTATGCGGGAGGTATACCGTTAGAAAAATTAATCTCTAAAGACCGTTTAGATGCTATTGTTGATCGCACGCGCAAGGGTGGCGGCGAAATTGTAGGGTTGCTTGGAAATGGAAGTGCTTATTATGCACCAGCCGCTTCTCTCACAGTTATGGCTGAAGCTATCCTTAAGGATCAACGACGCGTATTGCCAACAATTGCTTACCTTGAAGGTGAGTATGGTTATACTAATATATATCTTGGTGTACCAACTGTATTAGGCGGCAAAGGTATTGAAGAGATTATTGAATTAGACCTGACAGATGAAGAAAGAGCTGCTTTAGATAAATCCGCAGATTCTGTAAAAAATGTCCTAAACGTTTTAAAATAA
- the polA gene encoding DNA polymerase I — MANKLVLIDGNSIIYRSFFALPLLNNDKGVYTNAVYGFTTMLLRILEEEKPTHMLVAFDAGKTTFRHATYKEYKGGRQKTPPELSEQFPLLKEVLDAFQISHYELPNYEADDIIGTLSQEAKKENWDVTVISGDKDLLQLVSDKVTVNLTKKGISDVESYTPAFLKEKMEITQEQIIDLKALMGDSSDNIPGVPGVGQKTATKLLKQFETLEKVYHHVDEVSGKKLKEKLINHKADAFMSKELVTINCSSPIDVSLEKIGYEGYEAHKVSEIFKDLGFNSLLDKVEGSNGDEEKEKEVLKDIDYKIVEDLTPEMITGKEALVIEMLGDNYHQADIEGIGITNEQGSYFLTVESMLTSTFFKEWAENHQQEKYVFDAKQTLVALLRHNIHIKGIKFDMLLTSYLLNPSENNHEIPAIAHRMGKKDVLFDDEIYGKGAKRKVPEHAILAEHIVRKTSALYVLKEKMDEQLKDNQQYELCKELEMPLALILGEMEHRGVHVDIEKLEEMGTNLKQRLTELEKEVYELAGENFNLNSPKQLGPILFEKLKLPVIKKTKTGYSTAADVLEQLEEEHEIIPKLLLYRQLGKLQSTYIEGLIKVTDKETHKIHTRFNQALTQTGRLSSIEPNLQNIPIRLEEGRKIRQAFVPAKENWIMFAADYSQIELRVLAHIAKDEKLIDAFNNNLDIHTQTAMDVFHVEREEVTSNMRRHAKAVNFGIVYGISDYGLSQSLGITRKEAKQFIERYFESYPGVKQYMDEIISAAKQKGFVTTLMNRRRYLPEITSRNFNLRSFAERTAMNTPIQGSAADIIKKAMIDLDGKLKETSLEARMLLQVHDELIIEAPKEELEQLKEIVPAIMENTVDLVVPLKVDYAYGNSWFDAK, encoded by the coding sequence ATGGCGAATAAACTAGTTCTTATTGATGGCAACAGTATTATCTATCGCTCTTTTTTCGCATTGCCATTATTAAATAATGATAAAGGTGTTTATACAAATGCAGTTTATGGATTTACTACAATGCTGCTTCGGATTTTGGAGGAAGAAAAACCAACACATATGCTCGTCGCTTTTGATGCTGGGAAAACAACCTTTCGTCATGCAACCTACAAAGAATATAAAGGTGGCAGGCAAAAGACTCCGCCAGAACTATCAGAACAATTTCCTTTATTAAAAGAAGTTCTGGATGCTTTTCAAATCTCTCATTACGAATTGCCGAATTATGAGGCTGATGACATCATTGGTACATTATCACAAGAAGCAAAAAAGGAAAATTGGGATGTCACCGTAATCTCTGGTGATAAAGATTTGTTACAGTTAGTATCTGATAAAGTAACCGTCAACCTTACGAAAAAAGGTATTAGTGATGTGGAAAGCTATACACCAGCTTTCTTAAAAGAAAAAATGGAAATTACTCAAGAGCAAATTATAGATTTAAAAGCATTAATGGGGGATAGCTCGGATAATATCCCGGGTGTGCCTGGAGTAGGGCAAAAAACGGCAACCAAATTACTTAAGCAGTTCGAAACATTGGAAAAGGTCTATCATCATGTTGATGAGGTAAGTGGTAAGAAACTGAAAGAAAAATTGATTAACCACAAAGCAGATGCGTTTATGAGCAAAGAACTTGTTACCATTAATTGTAGTTCTCCAATAGATGTTTCACTTGAAAAAATAGGTTATGAAGGATATGAGGCACACAAGGTCAGTGAAATCTTCAAAGACCTTGGGTTTAATTCACTTTTAGATAAGGTAGAAGGTTCAAATGGAGACGAAGAAAAGGAAAAAGAAGTTCTTAAGGATATTGACTACAAAATCGTAGAGGATCTTACTCCGGAAATGATAACAGGAAAAGAGGCATTGGTTATTGAAATGCTTGGTGATAACTACCATCAGGCAGATATTGAAGGAATTGGAATTACGAATGAGCAAGGTTCTTATTTTCTTACTGTAGAGTCAATGCTTACTTCTACTTTCTTTAAAGAGTGGGCAGAAAATCACCAGCAAGAAAAGTATGTCTTCGATGCGAAACAAACATTAGTGGCTTTACTTAGACATAACATTCACATCAAGGGAATTAAGTTTGATATGCTGTTAACTTCTTATTTACTAAATCCTTCTGAGAATAATCATGAAATACCGGCAATTGCACATCGGATGGGAAAAAAAGATGTATTATTCGACGATGAAATTTATGGAAAGGGTGCGAAGAGGAAAGTACCTGAGCATGCAATCTTAGCTGAGCACATTGTTAGAAAAACCAGCGCCTTATATGTACTGAAAGAGAAGATGGACGAACAACTTAAAGACAATCAGCAATATGAATTATGTAAAGAACTTGAAATGCCTCTTGCTTTAATTCTTGGTGAAATGGAACACAGAGGGGTCCATGTGGATATAGAAAAATTAGAGGAAATGGGTACAAATTTAAAACAACGTTTAACTGAATTAGAGAAGGAAGTCTATGAATTGGCCGGTGAAAACTTTAATCTAAATTCACCTAAGCAGCTTGGACCAATTTTATTTGAAAAGCTTAAGCTGCCTGTGATCAAAAAAACAAAGACAGGTTATTCAACAGCTGCAGATGTGTTAGAGCAATTGGAAGAAGAGCATGAAATTATTCCAAAGCTTTTGCTATATAGACAACTAGGCAAGCTTCAATCCACGTATATTGAGGGGTTAATAAAAGTTACGGACAAAGAAACACATAAGATCCATACGAGGTTTAATCAAGCATTGACACAGACTGGAAGATTGAGCTCGATTGAGCCTAATCTGCAAAATATTCCGATACGGTTGGAAGAGGGTAGAAAAATTAGACAAGCTTTTGTACCTGCCAAGGAAAATTGGATTATGTTTGCAGCCGATTACTCACAAATCGAACTTCGCGTATTAGCCCATATTGCTAAAGATGAAAAATTGATTGACGCATTTAATAATAATTTAGATATTCATACACAGACAGCTATGGACGTATTTCACGTGGAAAGAGAAGAAGTAACCTCAAACATGCGGCGCCATGCGAAAGCGGTCAATTTCGGAATTGTATACGGTATTAGTGATTATGGGCTTTCTCAGAGTTTGGGGATCACCCGTAAAGAGGCAAAGCAATTTATTGAACGCTATTTTGAAAGTTATCCAGGTGTGAAGCAATATATGGATGAAATTATTTCCGCAGCCAAACAAAAAGGATTTGTAACTACATTAATGAATCGAAGAAGATATTTACCGGAAATTACGAGTAGAAATTTTAATTTAAGAAGCTTTGCTGAACGTACAGCAATGAACACACCGATACAGGGAAGTGCTGCAGACATTATAAAAAAAGCGATGATTGATTTGGATGGAAAATTAAAGGAAACGAGTTTGGAAGCTAGAATGCTACTCCAAGTTCATGATGAGTTAATTATTGAAGCACCAAAAGAAGAGTTAGAGCAATTAAAAGAAATAGTACCTGCTATTATGGAAAATACGGTAGATTTAGTCGTGCCTTTAAAAGTAGACTATGCCTATGGTAATAGCTGGTTCGATGCTAAGTAA
- the pnpS gene encoding two-component system histidine kinase PnpS, with protein MRALFSKPLISYVIGILLVITTTGFVLSQVIENFFILIAVLLIEFIIFLLFLLHFYDKYMKPINKATKTVDEIVKGNYRARFHHPVNDTIGQLSKRINALARNLSELSIQEQMQSEQLSTVIDNTESGLILIDSKGYIHLVNRKIIDMFGGTPKDYRGYLYYDVLENEVIHEAVQKAFLYEKNIKYAFTNYKNKDKFYLEIVGAPIFNERNMVKGAVLVIYDITEMKKLELMRKDFVANVSHELKTPITSIKGFAETLMETPLTDGDTHNEFLSIIYNESHRLQLLIEDLLILSKLEKEDFKLELEEINVEELMEDISPLVKHQAQEKEIHLTLNTEEVSKFKADKERVKQVIINLLDNAFNYTPKGGNVSLDIGLKEEQLYIQVKDTGIGIEQEALPRIFERFYRVDKARSRNTGGTGLGLAIVKHIVEVHHGDIKIESEQDNGTTITVYLPQDNTW; from the coding sequence ATGAGAGCTTTGTTTTCAAAACCGCTTATCTCCTATGTGATTGGAATACTATTAGTTATAACGACTACTGGTTTTGTTCTATCCCAGGTAATCGAAAACTTTTTTATACTAATAGCGGTTTTATTGATCGAATTTATTATATTTCTGTTATTTTTGTTACATTTCTATGATAAATATATGAAGCCAATTAATAAGGCGACAAAAACAGTTGATGAGATTGTGAAGGGGAATTATCGGGCTAGATTTCATCATCCTGTAAATGATACAATCGGGCAGTTAAGTAAAAGAATTAATGCTTTGGCCAGAAATCTAAGTGAGCTGTCCATACAGGAACAAATGCAATCAGAACAACTATCCACTGTCATTGATAATACAGAAAGTGGATTGATACTAATAGATTCAAAAGGGTATATTCATCTGGTGAACCGAAAAATCATAGATATGTTTGGGGGAACACCAAAAGATTACCGAGGATATTTATACTACGATGTGCTAGAAAATGAAGTTATCCATGAAGCGGTACAAAAGGCTTTTTTATATGAAAAAAATATAAAATATGCCTTCACCAACTATAAAAATAAGGATAAGTTTTATCTCGAAATTGTGGGTGCACCTATTTTTAATGAACGCAATATGGTTAAAGGTGCAGTTCTAGTTATCTATGATATTACCGAGATGAAAAAGCTTGAACTTATGCGAAAGGATTTTGTCGCTAATGTTTCTCATGAGTTAAAAACTCCTATTACTTCTATAAAAGGATTTGCTGAAACATTAATGGAGACACCATTGACAGACGGGGATACGCATAATGAATTTCTGTCTATTATTTATAATGAAAGTCATCGTTTGCAGTTGCTTATAGAAGATTTATTAATCTTATCCAAACTTGAAAAGGAAGATTTTAAATTAGAACTTGAAGAAATAAATGTTGAAGAATTAATGGAAGATATTTCGCCATTAGTTAAACATCAAGCTCAAGAAAAAGAAATTCATTTAACTTTAAACACGGAAGAAGTAAGTAAGTTTAAGGCTGACAAAGAAAGAGTTAAGCAAGTAATTATTAATCTCTTGGATAATGCTTTTAACTATACACCTAAGGGCGGCAATGTAAGCCTGGACATTGGTTTAAAAGAAGAACAGCTTTACATTCAAGTTAAAGATACTGGTATTGGAATTGAACAAGAAGCTCTCCCGAGAATATTTGAGAGATTTTATCGGGTTGACAAAGCTAGGAGCAGGAATACAGGTGGCACCGGTTTGGGGCTTGCCATTGTAAAACATATCGTGGAAGTACATCACGGAGATATAAAAATAGAAAGTGAACAGGACAATGGTACAACAATAACAGTATATCTACCACAAGATAACACATGGTAA
- a CDS encoding response regulator transcription factor: MQPHVLIVDDEKSIVTLLKFNMEKAGFLTDVAYNGNEAVSKGTESEYDLIILDLMLPGMDGMEVCKYLRANKIDTPILMLTAKDDEFDKVLGLELGADDYLTKPFSPKEVIARVKAILRRVNKEDKVVFQAIRIGDLIIYPERYEAEMHNKIITFTRKEFELLHYLAKHKGKVISRDQLLSGVWDYDFVGDTRIVDVHVSHLREKIEPDTKKPTYIKTIRGLGYKLEVPTS; encoded by the coding sequence ATGCAGCCACACGTTCTGATTGTTGATGATGAAAAATCAATCGTTACTCTACTAAAGTTTAATATGGAGAAAGCAGGGTTTTTAACAGATGTAGCTTATAATGGTAATGAAGCAGTTAGCAAGGGAACTGAATCTGAATATGACCTAATTATACTAGATTTAATGCTTCCAGGCATGGACGGTATGGAGGTTTGTAAATATTTGCGGGCAAATAAGATCGATACTCCTATACTAATGTTAACAGCTAAGGATGATGAGTTCGATAAAGTACTAGGACTGGAACTTGGGGCTGATGATTATTTAACAAAACCTTTTAGCCCCAAGGAAGTTATTGCTCGGGTTAAGGCTATCTTACGAAGAGTAAATAAAGAAGATAAAGTAGTATTCCAAGCAATTCGTATCGGAGATTTGATTATTTACCCGGAACGTTATGAAGCAGAAATGCACAATAAAATTATCACTTTCACCAGAAAAGAGTTTGAATTGCTGCATTATCTGGCTAAACATAAAGGAAAAGTTATCTCCCGTGATCAATTGCTAAGTGGAGTGTGGGATTACGACTTTGTTGGCGATACCAGAATTGTTGATGTACATGTTTCCCATTTGAGAGAAAAAATTGAGCCAGACACAAAAAAACCTACGTACATAAAAACTATCCGAGGACTCGGCTATAAATTGGAGGTACCAACATCATGA
- a CDS encoding MaoC/PaaZ C-terminal domain-containing protein, with amino-acid sequence MLGKKRRLGKEIKDLRVGDSYTAVKMINDRDLLLYLGLTDDANPLYIQHDYASQTPYEKPIVPSVMLFGMVSSLISMHLPGPGSHITQHEMTFPKIVHHNTEVKLNVEIIAIDQPNHQIAMSVNGFDSTGEIVIQGKVQVCPSYKPNSLIANSLENFF; translated from the coding sequence ATGTTAGGTAAAAAAAGAAGGCTGGGAAAAGAGATAAAAGATTTGAGAGTCGGAGATAGCTATACAGCAGTGAAGATGATTAACGATAGAGATTTACTACTTTATTTAGGATTAACTGACGATGCAAATCCTCTATACATTCAACACGATTATGCTTCACAAACACCGTATGAAAAACCAATTGTTCCATCTGTCATGCTTTTTGGAATGGTCTCCTCCTTGATTTCCATGCACTTGCCTGGTCCTGGCAGTCATATTACACAACATGAAATGACATTTCCTAAGATAGTTCACCATAATACAGAAGTAAAACTGAACGTTGAAATAATAGCAATTGATCAGCCAAACCATCAGATAGCCATGTCTGTAAACGGTTTTGACAGTACAGGGGAGATTGTAATTCAGGGAAAAGTACAGGTTTGTCCTTCTTACAAGCCTAACTCACTAATAGCCAATTCATTAGAAAATTTCTTTTAA
- the coaE gene encoding dephospho-CoA kinase (Dephospho-CoA kinase (CoaE) performs the final step in coenzyme A biosynthesis.) gives MALTLGLTGSIASGKSTVSLMFDDYNIPVVDADKLSREVVKPGEKAYEQIIAAFGKDILREDKSLERKKLGALIFADEEKRKKLNSIVHPAVREKMIQRRDGFLQAGSKCVVLDIPLLFESKLTHFVDKTVVVFVDEEVQLKRLMERDNYSEEEALQRIQSQMPVKEKAALADAVINNNGAKSETYEQLEKLLKSWKVI, from the coding sequence ATGGCACTAACGTTAGGTTTAACAGGAAGTATAGCAAGTGGGAAGAGTACTGTCTCCCTTATGTTTGATGATTATAATATTCCTGTAGTTGATGCGGACAAGCTGTCGCGTGAAGTAGTCAAACCGGGGGAAAAAGCTTACGAACAAATCATTGCTGCGTTTGGAAAAGACATTTTAAGAGAGGATAAGTCCCTTGAAAGAAAAAAATTGGGTGCTCTCATTTTTGCTGATGAAGAAAAAAGAAAAAAATTGAACAGTATTGTCCATCCAGCTGTACGTGAAAAAATGATTCAGAGAAGAGATGGCTTTCTACAGGCTGGTTCAAAATGTGTAGTTTTAGATATTCCACTCTTATTTGAAAGTAAATTAACTCATTTTGTTGATAAGACAGTTGTTGTATTTGTGGACGAAGAAGTACAGCTTAAGCGATTAATGGAAAGAGATAACTATTCTGAAGAAGAAGCCTTACAGCGTATCCAATCGCAAATGCCTGTTAAAGAGAAAGCAGCATTAGCAGACGCTGTTATAAATAATAACGGGGCGAAGTCTGAAACATATGAACAATTGGAGAAACTCTTAAAAAGTTGGAAGGTTATTTAA